In Strigops habroptila isolate Jane chromosome 4, bStrHab1.2.pri, whole genome shotgun sequence, a single genomic region encodes these proteins:
- the ADSS1 gene encoding adenylosuccinate synthetase isozyme 1 isoform X1, with protein sequence MSGTRASNDRSSHSGGGLKRARSEPGGNKVTVVLGAQWGDEGKGKVVDLLATESDIVCRCQGGNNAGHTVVVDGKEYDFHLFPSGIINPKAISFIGNGVVIHLPGLFEEAEKNEKKGLKDWEKRLIISDRAHIVFDFHQAVDGLQEVQRQAQEGKNIGTTKKGIGPTYSSKAARTGLRICDLLSDFDEFSSRFKNLAQQYKSMFPTLEIDIEGQLKKLKGYAEKIRPMVRDGVYFMYEALHGSPKKILVEGANAALLDIDFGTYPFVTSSNCTVGGVCTGLGVPPQHVGDVYGVVKAYTTRVGIGAFPTEQINEIGDLLQSRGHEWGVTTGRKRRCGWLDLVSLKYVHMINGFTALALTKLDILDVLDEIKIGVAYKLGGKRIPYFPANQEILQKVEVEYETMPGWKTDTTGARKWEDLPPKAQNYIRCVENHVGVPVKWVGVGKSRESMIQLF encoded by the exons ATGTCGGGTACCCGGGCGTCCAACGACCGCAGCAGCCACTCCGGCGGCGGGCTCAAGCGGGCGCGCAGCGAGCCGGGCGGTAACAAAGTGACGGTGGTGCTGGGGGCGCAATGGGGGGACGAAGGCAAGGGCAAGGTGGTCGATCTGCTGGCCACTGAGTCGGATATTGTGTGCCGGTGCCAG GGTGGGAATAATGCAGGCCATACTGTAGTTGTTGATGGAAAAGAATATGATTTTCACCTATTTCCTAGTGGCATCATTAATCCAAAGGCAATTTCTTTTATTG GTAATGGAGTGGTTATACATTTACCAGGCCTGTttgaagaagctgaaaagaatgagaagaaag GTTTGAAAGATTGGGAGAAAAGACTGATTATATCAGATAGAGCACATATAG TGTTTGACTTTCACCAGGCTGTAGATGGGCTCCAGGAAGTGCAACGTCAagcacaagaaggaaaaaa tattgGCACAACAAAGAAGGGAATTGGACCAACTTACTCTTCCAAAGCTGCACGCACAGGCCTTCGAATTTGTGACCTCCTTTCTGACTTTGATGAATTTTCTTCAAG atttaaaaatctgGCACAACAATACAAGTCAATGTTTCCCACACTGGAAATAGATATAGAAGGACAATTGAAAAAGCTAAAG GGATATGCTGAAAAAATAAGACCCATGGTTCGAGATGGCGTGTACTTTATGTATGAAGCTCTTCATGGCTCCCCAAAGAAGATTCTTGTTGAAGGAGCCAATGCAGCATTACTAGATATTGACTTTG GCACGTATCCTTTCGTGACTTCATCGAACTGCACTGTAGGTGGTGTATGCACTGGACTTGGTGTTCCTCCCCAGCATGTTGGTGATGTTTACGGTGTGGTGAAGGCATATACTACTCGAGTGGGAATTGGAGCATTTCCCACTGAGCAGATTAAT GAAATTGGAGATCTTTTACAGTCCCGTGGCCATGAATGGGGAGTAACTACAGGCAGAAAGAGACGCTGTGGCTGGTTAGATCTTGTCAGTTTGAAATATGTTCATATGATCAACGGATTCACTGC TTTGGCGTTAACAAAACTGGATATTCTTGATGTCCTTGATGAAATTAAGATCGGTGTTGCTTAcaaactgggaggaaaaagaattccGTATTTTCCAG CTAATCAAGAGATACTACAGAAGGTGGAAGTAGAATATGAAACAATGCCTGGCTGGAAGACCGACACAACTGGTGCACGAAAATGGGAGGACCTCCCACCCAAGGCCCAGAATTACATCCGCTGTGTGGAAAACCATGTTGGAGTGCCAG TTAAATGGGTCGGAGTTGGAAAATCAAGAGAGTCAATGATCCAGCTATTTTAA
- the ADSS1 gene encoding adenylosuccinate synthetase isozyme 1 isoform X2 → MFPTLEIDIEGQLKKLKGYAEKIRPMVRDGVYFMYEALHGSPKKILVEGANAALLDIDFGTYPFVTSSNCTVGGVCTGLGVPPQHVGDVYGVVKAYTTRVGIGAFPTEQINEIGDLLQSRGHEWGVTTGRKRRCGWLDLVSLKYVHMINGFTALALTKLDILDVLDEIKIGVAYKLGGKRIPYFPANQEILQKVEVEYETMPGWKTDTTGARKWEDLPPKAQNYIRCVENHVGVPVKWVGVGKSRESMIQLF, encoded by the exons ATGTTTCCCACACTGGAAATAGATATAGAAGGACAATTGAAAAAGCTAAAG GGATATGCTGAAAAAATAAGACCCATGGTTCGAGATGGCGTGTACTTTATGTATGAAGCTCTTCATGGCTCCCCAAAGAAGATTCTTGTTGAAGGAGCCAATGCAGCATTACTAGATATTGACTTTG GCACGTATCCTTTCGTGACTTCATCGAACTGCACTGTAGGTGGTGTATGCACTGGACTTGGTGTTCCTCCCCAGCATGTTGGTGATGTTTACGGTGTGGTGAAGGCATATACTACTCGAGTGGGAATTGGAGCATTTCCCACTGAGCAGATTAAT GAAATTGGAGATCTTTTACAGTCCCGTGGCCATGAATGGGGAGTAACTACAGGCAGAAAGAGACGCTGTGGCTGGTTAGATCTTGTCAGTTTGAAATATGTTCATATGATCAACGGATTCACTGC TTTGGCGTTAACAAAACTGGATATTCTTGATGTCCTTGATGAAATTAAGATCGGTGTTGCTTAcaaactgggaggaaaaagaattccGTATTTTCCAG CTAATCAAGAGATACTACAGAAGGTGGAAGTAGAATATGAAACAATGCCTGGCTGGAAGACCGACACAACTGGTGCACGAAAATGGGAGGACCTCCCACCCAAGGCCCAGAATTACATCCGCTGTGTGGAAAACCATGTTGGAGTGCCAG TTAAATGGGTCGGAGTTGGAAAATCAAGAGAGTCAATGATCCAGCTATTTTAA